A stretch of Cyanobacterium sp. HL-69 DNA encodes these proteins:
- the sqdB gene encoding UDP-sulfoquinovose synthase SqdB — translation MKALVIGGDGYCGWATALHLSNKGYEVAILDSLARRHWDDKLGSQTLTPIAPIQKRIQRWYELTGKKIELFIGDITNYDFLIKAFRQFEPESVVHFGEQRSAPYSMIDREHAVFTQVNNVVGTLNILYALKEEFPDTHLVKLGTMGEYGTPNIDIEEGYIEIEHNGRKDVLPYPKQPGSFYHLSKVHDSHNIHFACKVWGIRATDLNQGIVYGVLTEETGMDEMLVNRLDYDGVFGTALNRFCIQAALGHPLTVYGSGQQTRALLDIRDTVRCMELAIANPAEAGKFRVFNQFTERFSINDLATMVQKAGQTIGLKVEVNNIDNPRVELEEHYFNAKNTKLLDLGLQPHYLSDSLLDSLLNFATKYKDRANLEQILPKVSWRR, via the coding sequence ATGAAAGCATTAGTAATAGGTGGAGATGGTTACTGTGGATGGGCGACAGCCCTGCACCTCTCCAATAAAGGATATGAAGTAGCAATTCTCGATAGTTTAGCCCGTCGTCACTGGGATGACAAATTAGGCTCACAAACCCTAACCCCCATCGCTCCCATTCAGAAGCGTATTCAACGATGGTATGAGTTAACTGGTAAAAAAATTGAGTTATTCATCGGCGATATTACTAACTACGATTTTTTGATTAAAGCGTTTCGTCAGTTTGAGCCTGAATCTGTGGTGCATTTTGGGGAACAACGCAGCGCCCCTTATTCTATGATTGATAGGGAACACGCTGTATTTACCCAAGTTAATAACGTGGTGGGTACTCTTAATATTCTCTATGCTCTCAAAGAGGAGTTTCCTGATACTCACTTAGTTAAATTGGGTACTATGGGCGAATATGGTACTCCTAATATTGATATTGAAGAAGGTTATATCGAAATTGAACATAATGGTCGTAAGGATGTATTACCTTATCCTAAACAGCCTGGTAGCTTCTATCACTTAAGTAAGGTACATGATAGTCATAATATCCACTTTGCTTGTAAAGTATGGGGTATTCGTGCCACTGATTTAAACCAAGGTATTGTTTATGGTGTCTTGACTGAGGAAACTGGCATGGATGAGATGTTGGTTAACCGTCTTGACTATGATGGCGTATTTGGTACTGCTCTCAACCGTTTTTGTATTCAGGCCGCTTTAGGACATCCTTTGACGGTATATGGTAGCGGACAACAAACCAGAGCTTTATTAGATATTCGTGATACCGTAAGATGTATGGAATTAGCGATCGCCAATCCTGCGGAAGCTGGAAAATTCAGAGTATTTAACCAATTTACTGAAAGATTTAGTATCAATGACTTGGCTACCATGGTTCAAAAAGCAGGACAAACCATCGGTTTAAAAGTGGAAGTTAACAATATTGATAACCCGAGAGTTGAATTAGAGGAACATTATTTCAACGCCAAAAATACCAAATTATTAGATTTAGGTTTACAACCCCATTATCTCTCTGATTCTTTACTCGATTCTTTACTTAACTTTGCTACTAAGTACAAAGATAGAGCTAATTTAGAACAAATCTTACCCAAGGTATCTTGGCGCAGATAA
- the moaB gene encoding molybdenum cofactor biosynthesis protein MoaB — translation MVIPHKDKEFIVVNCAVITISDTRTVDTDKSGQIIKNKLTKNSHNISYYDIIKDNSDQIKLSINDLSKRETIDILILSGGTGISPRDNTFDVVDGLLDKEIPGFGEIFRYLSYQEIGSRAMISRAIAGIYNNKIIFSLPGSSNAVTLAMEKLILPELNHLITQLGIKK, via the coding sequence ATGGTTATTCCCCATAAAGATAAAGAATTTATAGTTGTTAATTGTGCTGTAATTACTATTAGTGATACTCGAACTGTTGATACTGATAAAAGTGGTCAGATTATTAAAAATAAACTAACTAAGAATAGTCACAATATTAGTTATTACGACATTATAAAAGATAATTCAGACCAGATAAAACTATCAATAAATGATTTATCTAAAAGAGAAACTATAGATATATTGATTTTAAGCGGTGGTACAGGAATAAGTCCAAGGGATAATACTTTTGATGTTGTTGATGGTTTATTAGATAAAGAAATACCGGGGTTTGGTGAAATTTTTCGTTATCTTTCCTATCAAGAAATTGGCTCTAGGGCTATGATTTCAAGGGCGATCGCAGGTATATATAACAACAAAATAATATTTTCTTTACCAGGCTCTAGTAACGCTGTAACATTGGCCATGGAAAAGTTGATTCTGCCAGAATTGAACCATTTAATTACTCAATTAGGAATAAAAAAATAA
- the psbW gene encoding photosystem II 13kDa protein PsbW: MAQIEFTKGIIEESIPDVKMTRSRDGSNGTATFRFEESPILESGNTQAVTGMYLTDEEGELNTREVKCKFVNGEPVAIEAIYIIKSVEEWERFMRFMERYAEEHGLGFSKS, encoded by the coding sequence ATGGCTCAAATAGAATTTACTAAAGGCATTATCGAGGAATCAATTCCTGATGTAAAAATGACTCGCTCTCGTGATGGTAGCAATGGCACCGCCACTTTTCGTTTTGAAGAGTCTCCTATTTTAGAAAGCGGTAATACTCAAGCTGTTACGGGGATGTATTTAACTGATGAGGAAGGAGAGTTAAACACCAGAGAAGTTAAATGTAAGTTTGTAAATGGTGAGCCTGTGGCCATCGAAGCCATTTATATAATCAAGTCTGTGGAAGAATGGGAAAGATTCATGCGTTTTATGGAACGTTACGCCGAAGAACATGGGTTAGGATTTAGCAAGTCTTAA
- the dinG gene encoding ATP-dependent DNA helicase DinG, whose amino-acid sequence MLEAQVHSELRNFLRTYSPSDWVHHLTMARMVARGLRLGRSAIIQTGVSHDTYNLSYLTPALLCDKTVIIVAIHKNQRQLIEQKIPFLQQKLGTNKLVFNQLSTHTKSNNSLILLTPQNWLTKTINSNLVNNSHILIEEAEKLPQFINEYLTISVDVYDWFKLQKDNEQYKSYIQTQLAKLTQSVFSHPINPYNSYLLETKEKQIIQEIIFKIKPTKLDLYNKLIKLNEHFLDEKNHINYVEVNRSKGQFIIKSSPLNFHDNIKEIWQQKSVTLIANYLSPEKEAIDYSKQLGIDNSNYTCLKFSPHAPNAILKLYFPEKFPFPNSPEFQNSVTREITALVSSAKVNHQPIIVIIEDVPLQAQITSILASQFGSRVKLNDLDCSNNTVLVCGINFWYQHQERFPSPQLLIMATLPIPSLENPLVASQVNYYKSQKKDWFRLYLLPHGIKTLQQLTVSVRKNQGVLALLDNRVSFRSYGNRVLEALEPYAKINYVDLNWLN is encoded by the coding sequence ATGCTAGAAGCCCAAGTACATTCAGAATTACGCAACTTTTTGCGCACCTATAGCCCTTCTGATTGGGTACATCATCTTACCATGGCGAGAATGGTGGCCCGTGGTCTGCGCCTGGGGCGATCGGCTATAATCCAAACAGGAGTTAGTCACGATACCTATAATTTAAGTTATTTAACCCCTGCCCTTCTGTGTGATAAAACCGTTATTATTGTTGCCATACACAAAAATCAACGGCAACTAATAGAACAAAAAATTCCCTTTTTACAACAAAAGCTAGGTACTAACAAATTAGTTTTTAATCAGTTATCTACCCATACAAAAAGTAATAATTCTCTTATTTTATTAACTCCTCAGAATTGGTTAACAAAAACCATTAATAGCAATTTAGTCAATAACTCCCATATTCTTATAGAAGAAGCCGAAAAATTACCCCAATTTATTAATGAATATCTCACCATCTCCGTAGATGTTTATGATTGGTTTAAATTACAAAAAGATAATGAGCAATATAAAAGTTATATTCAAACTCAACTAGCAAAACTAACTCAATCAGTATTTAGTCACCCAATAAATCCCTATAACAGTTACTTATTAGAAACTAAAGAAAAGCAAATTATTCAAGAAATAATTTTTAAAATAAAACCAACAAAATTAGATTTATACAATAAACTAATTAAACTAAACGAGCATTTCTTAGACGAAAAGAACCATATTAACTACGTTGAAGTAAATCGCTCAAAAGGACAATTTATAATTAAATCTTCCCCTCTTAATTTTCATGACAATATCAAAGAAATTTGGCAACAAAAATCGGTTACTCTTATCGCTAACTATCTTAGCCCCGAAAAAGAAGCCATCGATTATAGTAAACAACTAGGCATTGATAACAGTAACTATACCTGTCTCAAATTTTCTCCCCATGCCCCCAATGCCATCCTAAAACTATATTTCCCTGAAAAATTTCCCTTCCCCAATAGCCCCGAATTTCAAAACTCCGTCACCAGAGAGATTACAGCCCTTGTTTCTAGTGCCAAAGTTAACCATCAACCCATTATTGTCATCATTGAAGATGTACCTTTACAGGCTCAAATTACCTCCATTTTGGCTTCCCAATTTGGTTCGAGAGTAAAACTTAATGACCTTGATTGTAGTAATAATACTGTATTGGTATGTGGTATTAATTTTTGGTATCAACATCAAGAAAGATTCCCTTCACCGCAACTGCTGATTATGGCAACTTTACCCATTCCCTCCTTAGAAAATCCTCTAGTTGCCTCCCAAGTAAATTATTATAAAAGTCAAAAAAAAGACTGGTTTCGCTTATATCTGTTGCCCCATGGTATAAAAACCCTACAACAATTAACCGTGTCTGTGCGCAAAAATCAGGGGGTTTTGGCTTTGTTAGACAATCGAGTTAGTTTTCGCAGTTATGGTAATAGGGTGTTAGAGGCGCTCGAACCTTATGCGAAAATAAATTACGTAGATTTAAATTGGTTAAATTAA
- a CDS encoding ferredoxin — translation MPIVQFQEKNISCEVGENLRKVLLKNDAELYNGKAKYINCMGIGSCGTCAVQIKGSVNAPNWKDKARRSFPPHSPDRDLRLACQTKVLGDISVTKYDGFWGQKNTLK, via the coding sequence ATGCCCATCGTTCAATTTCAAGAAAAAAATATTAGTTGTGAAGTAGGAGAAAATCTCCGCAAAGTTTTGCTCAAAAATGATGCTGAATTATACAATGGTAAAGCAAAATATATTAATTGTATGGGTATCGGTAGCTGTGGTACTTGTGCTGTGCAAATAAAGGGAAGTGTTAATGCTCCTAATTGGAAAGATAAGGCAAGGCGCTCTTTTCCTCCTCACTCCCCTGATAGAGATTTGAGGTTAGCTTGTCAAACAAAAGTTTTAGGAGATATTTCTGTTACTAAATATGATGGTTTTTGGGGACAGAAAAACACTTTAAAATAA